A single genomic interval of Pelorhabdus rhamnosifermentans harbors:
- a CDS encoding MFS transporter: MLHKRRWQIILLIFMASFINYMDRTAFSVAAPFITQEYGLTPAQLGILFSGFFMGYAVFNFVGGYFSDIYGPRKVFSVSMSVWSVFCGLIAAAYSFVSLFIVRVCFGIGEGPISATTSKVVSSWFPAKERSSAMGIASSGTPLGAAVAGPIVGIIALYFSWKASFIIMAIIGLIWAMFWWRIARDLPSEDPRISQDELNEINQGKMMANSISSDSKLPLSYFLKQRTILLTALAFFAYNYNLFFFLTWFPSYLTMAKGLSIATMSIVTVLPWFTGFIGLASGGFISDFVFRKTGKLMFSRKIVLVVGLGVTSICICLTGFVESVVWAVILMAIAIFTLYLTGSTYWALIQDTVSEENVGGVSGFVHFLANLSGVIGPAVTGFIVQSTGVFTSAFVLAGSLALIGSLAVAFFVRPIKV; encoded by the coding sequence ATGCTTCATAAGCGTCGATGGCAAATTATTTTGTTGATTTTCATGGCTAGTTTTATAAATTATATGGATAGAACTGCCTTTTCTGTAGCGGCTCCATTTATTACTCAAGAATATGGACTTACTCCTGCTCAATTAGGTATATTATTTAGCGGTTTTTTTATGGGATATGCAGTTTTTAATTTTGTAGGTGGCTATTTTTCAGATATTTACGGACCCAGAAAAGTATTTTCTGTTTCGATGAGTGTTTGGTCTGTTTTTTGTGGGCTCATTGCAGCTGCGTATAGTTTTGTATCTCTTTTTATTGTACGTGTTTGTTTCGGTATTGGAGAAGGGCCAATTTCAGCTACTACTAGCAAAGTTGTAAGTAGTTGGTTTCCGGCAAAAGAACGTTCCAGTGCCATGGGCATTGCTAGTTCTGGAACTCCATTAGGTGCTGCTGTTGCTGGACCGATTGTAGGAATTATTGCTTTATATTTTAGTTGGAAAGCTTCATTTATAATTATGGCTATTATTGGTTTAATATGGGCAATGTTTTGGTGGCGTATTGCCAGGGATTTGCCATCTGAAGATCCGAGAATTTCACAGGATGAATTAAATGAAATTAATCAAGGTAAAATGATGGCAAATTCCATTAGTAGTGATAGCAAATTACCATTGAGTTATTTTTTGAAACAACGGACAATATTATTAACGGCACTTGCATTTTTCGCCTACAATTATAATCTTTTCTTTTTCTTAACGTGGTTTCCAAGTTATTTGACCATGGCCAAGGGACTTAGTATTGCAACGATGAGTATTGTAACTGTACTTCCTTGGTTTACTGGTTTCATTGGATTGGCATCTGGTGGTTTTATTTCTGATTTTGTATTTCGTAAGACTGGAAAATTAATGTTTTCGCGTAAAATTGTATTGGTAGTTGGCCTAGGCGTTACCTCAATTTGTATTTGTTTGACTGGTTTTGTAGAATCTGTTGTATGGGCTGTTATTTTAATGGCGATTGCTATTTTTACTCTTTATTTAACTGGATCAACATACTGGGCACTGATTCAGGATACGGTTAGTGAAGAAAATGTTGGTGGTGTTAGCGGGTTTGTTCACTTTCTTGCAAATCTATCCGGTGTAATTGGTCCTGCTGTCACAGGTTTTATTGTACAATCAACGGGTGTTTTTACTAGTGCGTTTGTTTTAGCAGGTTCATTGGCATTGATAGGTTCTTTAGCGGTGGCATTCTTTGTTCGTCCTATTAAAGTATAA
- a CDS encoding Zn-dependent oxidoreductase, giving the protein MKAVEIVKPGTIRIVERNIPKIKENEVLVRVKAAGICGSDVHIYHGKNAFATYPRVVGHEFVGELVEIGAQVNDLQVGDRVAIDPVVSCGQCYPCRVGRHNVCKSLNVLGVHRDGGYQEYIAVAGTQAHKLPNTIPWKIAALVEPYTIAAQVMERGRLVVDDTVLICGAGPIGLIILQAVKMIGARVAIMDIVETRLKWAKEMGADLVINAKTSDLAKEMMAFTNNEGASLIYEATGNIEILETCIHNIASAAGRVVVLGFSTEVVKIPQVDIMSRELEIIGTRLNNNKFPQVIEWFTKRLVQPAKILTHTFSFEETQKAFELAGTNPQDVCKIVLEF; this is encoded by the coding sequence ATGAAAGCGGTAGAGATTGTTAAACCTGGTACAATACGTATTGTAGAACGGAATATCCCGAAAATAAAGGAAAATGAAGTATTGGTTAGAGTGAAAGCTGCAGGAATATGTGGGTCAGATGTTCATATTTATCATGGCAAAAATGCTTTCGCTACCTATCCTAGAGTTGTTGGACATGAATTTGTTGGTGAATTGGTAGAAATCGGCGCACAAGTGAATGATTTACAAGTTGGCGATCGAGTAGCCATTGATCCTGTAGTTTCTTGTGGACAGTGTTATCCTTGCCGTGTTGGACGTCATAATGTTTGTAAAAGTCTTAATGTATTGGGTGTACATCGGGATGGTGGTTATCAAGAATATATTGCTGTAGCGGGTACTCAAGCTCATAAGTTGCCTAATACTATTCCATGGAAAATTGCTGCTCTTGTCGAACCTTATACGATTGCTGCTCAAGTCATGGAGCGTGGTCGGTTAGTTGTGGATGATACTGTTCTGATTTGTGGTGCAGGGCCGATTGGGCTGATTATTTTACAAGCGGTCAAAATGATAGGGGCCCGTGTTGCTATCATGGATATTGTTGAAACTAGGCTAAAGTGGGCAAAGGAAATGGGTGCTGATCTTGTGATTAATGCTAAGACCAGTGACTTGGCAAAAGAAATGATGGCCTTTACTAATAATGAAGGTGCAAGTCTCATTTATGAAGCCACGGGAAATATCGAAATACTTGAAACGTGTATTCATAATATTGCTTCAGCTGCTGGCAGAGTGGTTGTATTAGGTTTTAGTACTGAGGTTGTTAAAATACCACAGGTGGATATTATGAGTCGTGAACTTGAAATTATAGGAACCCGATTAAATAATAATAAGTTTCCCCAGGTTATTGAATGGTTTACTAAGAGGCTTGTACAACCCGCGAAAATTCTTACTCATACTTTTTCTTTTGAAGAAACGCAAAAAGCTTTTGAATTGGCAGGTACAAATCCGCAAGATGTGTGTAAGATTGTTCTTGAATTTTAA
- the uxuA gene encoding mannonate dehydratase, translating to MEMTFRWYGKENDKITLQDIRQIPGMRGVVGALFDIPVGEAWPLDKIMALKQEIESVGLSFETVESVNVHEDIKLGVPARDEYIENYNTSLRNLGKAGVKVVCYNFMPVFDWTRTDLAKVLPDGSTALAFDARIIRDKDPQKLVEEMKANSNGFELPGWEQGRLTELQNLFDAYKNVDEEQLFKNLEYFLKAIVPVAEECGIKMAIHPDDPPFSVFGLPRIVTSKKNLERIINLVDSPSNGLTLCSGSLGSNLENNIPEIIRYFGKMGRIHFGHVRNVQVHEPGIFNETAHKSDEGSFDMYEIMKAFYDIGFTGPIRPDHGRMIWGEEGRPGYGLYDRALGANYLCGLWDAIERGAKS from the coding sequence ATGGAAATGACATTTCGGTGGTATGGTAAAGAAAATGATAAGATTACATTACAGGATATTCGACAAATTCCGGGCATGCGTGGTGTAGTGGGGGCTTTATTTGATATTCCTGTTGGGGAAGCTTGGCCGCTGGATAAAATTATGGCATTAAAGCAAGAAATAGAGAGTGTGGGCTTGTCTTTTGAAACAGTAGAGAGCGTGAATGTTCATGAAGACATTAAACTGGGAGTTCCAGCACGTGATGAATATATTGAGAATTACAATACTTCATTAAGAAATTTGGGAAAAGCGGGCGTTAAAGTAGTCTGCTACAATTTTATGCCTGTTTTTGACTGGACTCGGACAGACTTAGCGAAAGTGTTACCTGATGGTTCCACAGCGTTAGCATTTGATGCGCGAATTATTCGTGATAAAGACCCGCAAAAGTTAGTAGAAGAAATGAAAGCCAACTCAAATGGATTCGAACTTCCGGGCTGGGAGCAAGGGCGGTTAACGGAACTTCAGAATTTGTTCGATGCATACAAAAATGTGGACGAAGAACAGCTATTTAAAAACTTAGAATACTTTTTAAAAGCCATAGTACCTGTAGCGGAAGAATGTGGTATCAAGATGGCTATTCATCCCGATGATCCCCCGTTCTCCGTATTCGGACTTCCTCGTATTGTAACAAGTAAGAAAAATCTAGAAAGAATTATCAATTTAGTGGATAGTCCTAGTAATGGTCTAACTCTTTGCAGTGGTTCCTTGGGATCAAACTTGGAAAACAATATACCGGAAATTATTCGTTACTTTGGTAAGATGGGCCGCATTCATTTTGGACATGTACGAAATGTACAAGTGCATGAACCAGGCATCTTTAATGAGACGGCTCATAAGTCTGATGAGGGTTCTTTCGATATGTATGAAATTATGAAGGCTTTTTATGATATTGGATTTACCGGCCCCATTCGCCCGGATCATGGCAGAATGATTTGGGGAGAAGAAGGAAGACCTGGCTACGGACTTTATGACAGAGCTTTAGGAGCTAATTATTTATGTGGTCTTTGGGATGCCATTGAGCGAGGCGCGAAGTCGTAA
- the uxaC gene encoding glucuronate isomerase has protein sequence MKQFMDDDFLLENDSAVRLYHEYAKTMPIIDYHCHLDAKEIFENKQFKNITEAWLYGDHYKWLAMRSNGIDERLITGDANDYDKFLAWAQTLEKCIGNPLYHWTHLELQRFFGIYGPLTVQNAPAVWEKINSLLGLKEYSARAMISKSNVKVICTTDDPVDSLEYHRRIREDATIAVQVLPTFRPDKGQELGSSDFIPWVEQLGKVTGCHITTYGEFLAALERRMQFFHDMGCRSADHGLQRVPYLESSQDIIAEIFQRALQGANISEHDVECYQTAFLQFCGRKYAQLGWIMQLHIGPMRNNNSRMFRCVGPNSGFDAMNDCSMAYSLAKLLDSLERDKCLPKIILYAINPKDYYVLGTVMGNFQTGNVPGKIQFGTAWWFNDNKKGMIEQMSVLSSVGLISHFIGMVTDSRSFLSYTRHEYFRRILCNLFGEWVENGEVPADWDIIGGIIQDICFNNVKKYFGFQITKMKQENLLGGK, from the coding sequence ATGAAACAGTTTATGGATGATGACTTTCTATTAGAAAATGATTCGGCAGTAAGGCTTTATCATGAATACGCAAAGACGATGCCAATTATTGACTATCATTGTCATTTAGATGCGAAAGAGATATTTGAGAACAAACAGTTTAAAAACATTACTGAAGCATGGCTTTATGGTGATCATTATAAATGGCTGGCCATGCGTAGTAATGGTATAGATGAACGGCTTATTACGGGAGATGCCAATGATTATGACAAGTTTTTAGCATGGGCTCAAACGCTAGAAAAGTGTATTGGAAATCCGCTTTATCATTGGACACATTTGGAATTGCAACGCTTTTTTGGAATATATGGACCCTTGACTGTACAAAATGCGCCTGCTGTTTGGGAGAAAATAAATTCATTATTAGGACTTAAAGAATATAGTGCGCGAGCCATGATCTCAAAATCCAATGTCAAGGTCATTTGCACAACAGATGATCCGGTAGATTCGCTTGAGTATCATCGTAGAATTCGCGAGGATGCAACGATTGCAGTTCAAGTATTGCCTACGTTTCGTCCCGATAAAGGCCAGGAACTGGGTTCATCAGATTTTATTCCATGGGTGGAACAACTTGGTAAAGTAACGGGCTGTCACATTACTACGTATGGCGAGTTTTTAGCGGCTTTAGAGAGGCGCATGCAGTTTTTCCACGATATGGGCTGTCGGAGTGCAGATCATGGTTTACAACGAGTTCCTTATTTAGAAAGTTCACAAGATATAATTGCTGAGATTTTTCAACGCGCTTTACAAGGTGCAAACATTTCTGAGCATGATGTTGAATGCTATCAAACAGCTTTTCTTCAATTTTGTGGCAGAAAGTATGCCCAATTAGGTTGGATCATGCAACTTCATATTGGGCCTATGCGCAATAATAATAGTCGAATGTTTCGATGCGTGGGGCCGAATAGCGGTTTTGATGCTATGAATGATTGTTCTATGGCCTATTCGCTGGCTAAGTTGCTGGATTCTCTTGAGCGTGACAAATGTTTGCCCAAAATCATTTTATATGCGATTAATCCAAAAGATTATTATGTTTTAGGTACGGTAATGGGGAATTTTCAAACAGGAAACGTTCCAGGAAAAATTCAGTTTGGAACAGCTTGGTGGTTTAATGATAATAAAAAGGGCATGATTGAACAAATGTCTGTTTTGAGTAGTGTAGGGTTAATCAGCCATTTTATTGGCATGGTGACGGATTCTCGAAGCTTTTTATCTTATACACGTCATGAGTATTTCAGAAGGATTCTTTGCAATTTGTTTGGTGAGTGGGTAGAAAACGGCGAAGTGCCGGCTGATTGGGACATTATTGGTGGAATTATACAAGATATTTGTTTTAATAATGTTAAAAAATATTTTGGATTTCAAATAACAAAAATGAAGCAAGAGAATTTATTGGGAGGTAAATGA
- a CDS encoding MFS transporter, translating into MFKGYRWTIVLFLFLANAINYVDRSAMSVALPILSKKFELSHFESGLILSSFFVGYALFNFVGGYMSDKIGPKKVMGAAMGVWSIFCGLTAGTFNFISLFLCRVIFGLGEGPITATTNKTMNNWIPLKERATAVGICNGGAPVGAAISAPLVAFISLWWGWEASFIILAVVGIIWTLIWWKTVTDKPSEHPSVTPEELALINEGKEELITVNSTIHEKVSLLSVIKQGKILALLVGLYGYNYTLFFFLTWFPSYLVDVRQLSIKEMGIAAMIPWIAGAVGQIAGSFLIDYIYKKTGKLLFSRKVVLVVCLSFAAICVALTGLANTLMSAVVLMTLGICFLYLQATTYWAIIQDIVPPERVGGTSGFIHGVANISGIMGPAITGWIVQTTGQYTPAFLLAGGLAIIGALAVAIFVKQDKVIKKDSEILA; encoded by the coding sequence ATGTTTAAAGGTTATCGATGGACTATTGTTCTTTTCCTTTTTTTAGCGAATGCTATTAATTATGTTGATAGGTCTGCGATGTCTGTAGCATTGCCAATTTTATCGAAAAAATTTGAGCTTAGTCATTTTGAGTCTGGGTTGATTTTGAGCAGTTTTTTTGTTGGATATGCGTTGTTTAATTTCGTTGGCGGATATATGTCTGACAAGATTGGACCTAAGAAAGTTATGGGAGCGGCTATGGGGGTATGGTCCATTTTTTGTGGCCTTACAGCTGGTACTTTCAATTTTATCTCGTTATTTCTTTGTAGGGTAATATTTGGTCTTGGTGAAGGGCCTATCACTGCGACAACTAACAAGACCATGAACAATTGGATTCCATTAAAAGAAAGAGCAACGGCTGTTGGTATCTGTAATGGAGGAGCTCCTGTCGGCGCTGCTATATCCGCACCATTAGTGGCATTTATATCATTATGGTGGGGCTGGGAAGCTTCGTTCATCATTTTAGCAGTAGTTGGGATAATATGGACCCTTATTTGGTGGAAAACGGTTACGGATAAGCCTAGCGAACATCCATCTGTAACTCCGGAAGAATTGGCATTGATCAATGAAGGTAAAGAAGAATTGATTACTGTAAATTCAACGATCCATGAAAAGGTTTCTTTACTGTCCGTTATTAAGCAGGGTAAAATATTAGCCTTATTAGTAGGTCTTTATGGCTATAATTACACTTTGTTTTTCTTTTTGACGTGGTTTCCTAGTTATCTAGTTGATGTTCGACAGTTGAGCATCAAGGAAATGGGAATTGCTGCAATGATTCCTTGGATTGCAGGTGCTGTAGGACAGATTGCCGGCAGTTTTCTTATCGATTATATTTACAAAAAAACAGGTAAATTATTATTTTCCCGGAAAGTTGTGTTAGTAGTCTGTTTAAGCTTTGCTGCAATTTGTGTTGCTTTGACTGGCTTGGCTAATACCTTAATGAGTGCGGTTGTTCTTATGACCCTGGGAATTTGTTTCCTATATTTGCAAGCAACAACTTATTGGGCTATCATTCAAGATATTGTTCCACCGGAAAGAGTGGGTGGCACTAGTGGATTTATTCATGGGGTAGCAAATATTTCTGGTATTATGGGCCCAGCAATTACAGGATGGATCGTACAGACAACCGGGCAATATACGCCGGCATTTTTATTGGCTGGCGGGTTAGCCATTATCGGTGCATTGGCAGTAGCGATCTTTGTAAAACAAGATAAAGTAATAAAAAAAGATAGTGAAATCTTGGCATAA
- a CDS encoding GntR family transcriptional regulator, whose translation MDVDMIEPVAHESTREYVYRVLKANIMQLKLLPGSALSEKDIAVLLNVSRTPVREAFIRLSQEYLLDVVPQKGTYVSLIDLEHVKESKFLRETVEKEVIKLACKEFPSDQLVKLQACLALQKECIEDQNPLKFFELDDALHSTIFEGCKKTRVWSVIQQLHTHYNRVRMLNVANGHDMPRIWQQHSELIRAIQEQDVQLGSEMIYLHINKVTFDLNELLKDYPDYFKQKKLVEKI comes from the coding sequence ATGGATGTGGATATGATTGAACCAGTAGCACATGAATCAACTCGCGAGTACGTCTATCGGGTTTTAAAAGCCAATATTATGCAGTTAAAACTTTTACCAGGTAGTGCTCTATCTGAAAAAGATATTGCTGTTTTATTAAATGTCAGTAGAACGCCGGTGAGAGAAGCTTTTATTCGATTGTCTCAGGAATATTTATTAGATGTCGTTCCCCAGAAAGGAACCTATGTATCGCTCATTGATTTGGAACATGTTAAGGAATCAAAATTTTTGCGTGAAACTGTTGAAAAAGAAGTGATTAAACTAGCTTGTAAAGAATTCCCCAGCGATCAATTAGTGAAGTTACAAGCGTGTCTTGCATTGCAAAAAGAATGTATTGAAGATCAAAATCCTTTGAAATTTTTTGAACTCGATGATGCATTGCATAGTACCATTTTTGAAGGTTGTAAAAAAACACGCGTTTGGTCTGTCATTCAGCAATTACATACCCATTATAATCGTGTACGAATGTTGAATGTGGCTAACGGACATGATATGCCGCGAATTTGGCAGCAACACAGCGAACTGATTCGTGCTATTCAAGAACAGGATGTTCAGCTTGGAAGTGAGATGATTTATCTTCACATTAATAAAGTGACTTTTGATTTAAATGAACTTTTAAAGGATTATCCCGATTATTTTAAACAGAAGAAATTGGTGGAAAAAATATAA
- the aroA gene encoding 3-phosphoshikimate 1-carboxyvinyltransferase, translating to MMATITIIPNLLSGNIHIPPSKSLSHRAVICAALANGTSCIKGLIFSDDITATIDAMKALGTEISQEKDSVLIRSNGSLTPQKDIIDCCESGSTLRFLIPLALTNHSITFTGRGKLIERPLDTYYKIFDEQQIAYQTTQGNLPLSVTGQLKPGYFRLRGDISSQFITGLLFTLPRLESNSKINLTTPLESQGYIDLTLTMLERFGIHVTNNDYQEFIIPGNQRYTSQNYHVEGDYSQAAFWLAAGLIGSSVCCLDLNPHSVQGDKVIIDILNKLGGNITFGTNSITATPSKTSGIEINAAQCPDLVPILAVLAAVSEGTTHIVQAGRLRLKESDRLHAITQELNKLGADIHEGSDFLTIQGRKELTGGIVDSWNDHRIAMALAIASLRCHESVTIQNSSCVNKSYPDFWKDFAELGGKIK from the coding sequence ATGATGGCTACTATAACAATCATCCCCAATTTGTTAAGCGGAAATATTCACATTCCCCCATCCAAAAGTCTTTCGCACCGTGCAGTAATTTGTGCCGCCCTGGCAAATGGGACATCCTGTATTAAAGGTCTTATATTTTCCGATGATATTACTGCAACAATCGATGCAATGAAAGCCCTGGGTACGGAAATCTCCCAAGAAAAGGACAGTGTCCTCATCCGTTCCAACGGAAGCCTAACACCGCAAAAAGACATTATTGATTGCTGTGAATCAGGTTCTACGTTACGCTTTCTCATTCCTCTTGCTCTGACAAACCATTCCATCACATTTACTGGGCGAGGCAAACTCATTGAACGCCCCTTAGATACTTATTACAAAATATTTGACGAGCAACAGATTGCTTATCAAACGACACAAGGCAACCTTCCCTTATCTGTTACAGGACAACTAAAACCCGGATACTTTCGGTTACGCGGAGATATTAGTTCTCAGTTTATTACTGGACTATTATTCACCCTGCCGCGTCTTGAAAGCAATTCAAAAATTAATCTTACAACGCCCTTAGAATCGCAAGGTTACATTGATTTAACGTTAACTATGCTAGAACGGTTTGGTATTCACGTAACAAATAATGACTACCAAGAGTTTATCATTCCAGGCAATCAGCGCTATACTAGCCAAAATTACCATGTTGAGGGAGACTATTCGCAAGCTGCCTTCTGGCTGGCAGCCGGACTTATAGGTTCTTCTGTCTGTTGCTTAGATCTAAATCCGCATTCCGTGCAAGGTGACAAAGTCATTATTGATATTTTAAACAAACTAGGCGGAAATATTACTTTTGGTACAAATTCAATAACCGCCACACCTAGTAAAACGTCAGGAATCGAAATCAATGCGGCTCAGTGTCCTGATTTAGTGCCTATTTTAGCTGTATTAGCCGCAGTCAGCGAGGGAACGACTCATATTGTTCAAGCAGGCCGACTGCGGTTAAAAGAATCAGATCGGCTGCATGCCATTACACAAGAACTCAATAAACTTGGCGCTGATATTCATGAAGGCAGTGATTTTCTCACTATCCAGGGTCGCAAAGAATTGACTGGGGGCATTGTGGATAGCTGGAATGATCACCGCATTGCCATGGCCCTTGCCATTGCTTCGCTTCGCTGCCATGAGTCAGTAACCATTCAAAACAGCAGCTGTGTTAATAAATCTTATCCTGATTTTTGGAAAGACTTTGCGGAGCTAGGAGGGAAAATTAAATGA
- the aroC gene encoding chorismate synthase produces MSATWGRKVRYTIFGESHGKGIGMTIDGLPPGLMINWDDVTKELARRAPGNSPLATSRRETDHFILLSGLFQGKTAGTPLCAMIENHNQHSADYETAIQKFRPSHADYAGHVKYKGYNDPRGGGHFSGRLTAPLVFAGAIIKQLLLQQKIIIGSHIERIGSISEPRFDAVTVDEKSLLRLNQQKFAVLDPIIGEEMQNTILAAKADNDSVGGVIETAAIHLSAGWGDPFFDSLESTLSHLLFSIPAVKGIEFGAGFEFAAMYGSTANDAMQCQDGRIQTTTNHNGGITGGITNGMPLIFRVAIKPTPSISQKQHTVNAQGENILLSTIGRHDPCIVPRAVPVVEAVTALALWEMI; encoded by the coding sequence ATGAGTGCTACATGGGGTAGAAAAGTTCGTTATACTATTTTTGGTGAAAGCCATGGCAAAGGCATCGGCATGACTATCGATGGATTACCGCCGGGACTCATGATTAACTGGGATGACGTAACAAAAGAACTAGCGAGACGCGCCCCCGGAAACAGTCCTCTTGCCACGTCACGCCGTGAAACGGATCATTTTATCCTCTTGAGCGGTTTATTCCAGGGAAAAACAGCAGGCACGCCTTTATGCGCTATGATTGAAAATCACAATCAGCACTCGGCAGATTATGAAACGGCTATCCAAAAATTCCGTCCCAGCCATGCCGACTATGCCGGTCATGTCAAATACAAAGGTTATAATGATCCACGTGGCGGAGGACATTTTTCCGGACGACTCACGGCGCCGCTCGTTTTTGCCGGCGCCATTATCAAACAGCTACTACTCCAACAAAAGATTATCATTGGCTCACATATCGAACGTATTGGCAGCATTTCCGAACCCCGCTTTGATGCTGTTACTGTAGATGAAAAGTCACTTTTAAGGCTGAACCAACAAAAATTTGCTGTACTAGATCCAATAATCGGAGAAGAGATGCAAAATACTATTCTCGCAGCAAAAGCAGACAATGACTCCGTGGGAGGCGTCATTGAAACAGCAGCCATTCATTTATCAGCTGGGTGGGGAGATCCTTTTTTTGATTCATTAGAAAGCACTTTATCTCATCTACTTTTTTCCATTCCCGCTGTAAAGGGCATAGAATTTGGGGCAGGCTTTGAATTTGCTGCAATGTACGGCAGTACAGCAAATGACGCCATGCAGTGCCAAGATGGCAGGATTCAGACAACTACCAATCACAATGGTGGCATTACAGGCGGTATTACAAATGGCATGCCTCTTATTTTCCGCGTAGCTATAAAACCCACACCTTCTATTAGCCAAAAACAGCACACAGTCAACGCGCAGGGTGAAAACATTCTTCTTTCTACCATTGGCCGTCATGATCCATGTATTGTTCCACGAGCGGTCCCTGTTGTAGAAGCTGTAACGGCACTCGCGCTTTGGGAGATGATATAA
- a CDS encoding shikimate kinase, with protein sequence MKMNLYANNVVLIGMPGCGKSSIGSLLAPALKMKFYDVDRYIEKKEQQSVAELFSHGEDHFRQIESQAIFDIYNKSSIVIATGGGVVTRHQNMVLLQQQGIIFYIERSIEMIIDSLGAAEHRPLLAGNVQRIYTLYEQRKHLYEKYGHYRISNNESCQAAVEKIQAKLLEHIQIETRQEC encoded by the coding sequence ATGAAAATGAATTTGTATGCAAATAACGTTGTATTAATCGGCATGCCTGGCTGTGGTAAATCTTCAATAGGCTCGCTGCTCGCTCCGGCACTCAAAATGAAATTTTATGATGTAGACCGTTATATCGAAAAAAAAGAACAGCAAAGCGTTGCTGAACTTTTTTCACATGGCGAAGATCATTTTCGTCAAATCGAAAGTCAGGCCATTTTCGACATTTACAACAAGTCCTCGATTGTTATCGCAACAGGCGGCGGTGTTGTGACACGACATCAAAATATGGTACTTCTGCAACAACAAGGCATTATTTTTTATATTGAACGTTCCATTGAGATGATTATCGATTCCCTTGGTGCAGCTGAACATCGCCCCTTACTTGCCGGCAATGTTCAGCGCATTTACACCTTATATGAACAGCGAAAACATCTTTACGAAAAATATGGTCACTATCGAATTTCAAACAACGAATCTTGCCAAGCGGCTGTAGAAAAGATCCAAGCAAAGTTACTGGAGCACATACAAATAGAAACAAGACAAGAATGTTAA
- a CDS encoding nicotinate-nucleotide--dimethylbenzimidazole phosphoribosyltransferase yields MLDQVITSIKPLDEEAMEKCQLRLDNLTKPLGSLHSFEHLAKKLAGITGTPRPHDLKKSIIIMAGDHGITEAIPPDLRESTVQRINDCCTGRAAIKVFADHAAAKWGVVDVGVAADLPTSQFVYHEKIAYGTKNILKQAAMTRIQTVQAIEVGIKIAQIERRQGTHIFGLGDIGRANNLSGMALVACYSEKPLSDLVNSNTAINLSGNRQIELLKTALTVNCPDKQDALDVLSKVGGFEIAGLVGVILGAAAGGAAVVLDGLVTSAAALIAVQLAPTVQEYLIGSQFAMEPAHQEALECLHIPAYLQLQMNLGEGTGAALGMSLINASLHVLNDMKTFGTAQVAVAQDGPGALKQDKNVKD; encoded by the coding sequence ATGCTTGACCAGGTTATTACTTCGATAAAACCCTTAGATGAAGAAGCCATGGAAAAATGTCAGTTGCGACTGGACAACTTGACCAAGCCGCTAGGCAGTCTTCATTCATTTGAACACCTTGCTAAGAAACTAGCAGGCATCACAGGTACCCCACGGCCACACGATTTAAAGAAGAGTATTATTATTATGGCAGGGGATCATGGCATAACCGAGGCCATTCCCCCCGATTTACGTGAATCAACAGTGCAAAGAATCAATGATTGTTGTACAGGCCGTGCAGCTATCAAGGTTTTTGCGGATCATGCAGCGGCTAAGTGGGGTGTTGTTGACGTCGGTGTAGCTGCTGATTTGCCAACTTCTCAGTTCGTTTATCATGAGAAAATTGCCTATGGAACGAAAAACATTCTCAAGCAAGCGGCAATGACTCGAATTCAAACGGTACAGGCCATCGAGGTTGGCATCAAAATAGCTCAGATAGAAAGGAGGCAGGGAACGCATATTTTTGGCTTAGGTGACATCGGCAGAGCAAATAATCTGTCAGGAATGGCTCTTGTTGCTTGTTATAGTGAAAAACCGCTGAGTGATCTTGTAAACTCCAACACAGCAATCAATTTATCTGGAAACAGACAAATTGAGCTGCTAAAAACAGCGCTGACAGTCAATTGTCCGGATAAGCAGGATGCTCTTGACGTGCTAAGCAAGGTCGGTGGTTTTGAAATTGCTGGTTTAGTTGGAGTCATACTTGGTGCAGCTGCTGGCGGTGCGGCAGTTGTGCTTGATGGACTCGTAACAAGTGCCGCAGCGCTTATTGCCGTACAATTGGCTCCGACTGTTCAAGAATATCTGATTGGATCACAGTTTGCTATGGAGCCTGCACATCAGGAAGCGCTGGAATGTTTACATATACCAGCTTATTTACAGCTGCAGATGAATTTAGGTGAAGGAACAGGGGCAGCTTTAGGCATGTCTCTCATAAATGCATCTTTACATGTTTTAAATGATATGAAAACTTTTGGCACTGCGCAGGTAGCTGTTGCTCAAGATGGCCCAGGCGCTTTAAAACAAGACAAGAATGTTAAAGATTAA